The following are encoded together in the Streptomyces rapamycinicus NRRL 5491 genome:
- a CDS encoding family 2B encapsulin nanocompartment shell protein, with protein MTTSVEPGSGTDISQPQLSLGTAAARNLATTTKSVPQMQGLTSRWLLRMLPWVQVPGGSYRVNRRASHTLGDGRVEFTTTGSQVRVIPVELRELPLLRRFEDAAVLEALADRFTQREFAPGDVLVEAGRPADELLLIAHGKVDKLTEGAFDEPSVVGSAAGGDHIGEPELTAAEAGTWGITVKAVTSCTVLALPRQEFEEQLDRSPELRAHVEGVRSAPETERNEHGEAAIALASGHSGEPVLPGTFAEYELEPREYELSVAQTVLRVHTRVADLYNEPMNQVEQQLRLTIEALRERQEHELVNNPEIGLLHNADLSQRIHTRSGPPTPDDLDELLATVWKDPGLILAHPRAIAAIGRQFNSHGISPQPTEVNGHALPAWRGVPILPCNKIPVSGSGVSSILVLRTGEENQGVIGLHRTGIPDEYQPSLSVRFMGISEQAIISYLVSAYYSAAVLVPDALGILENVEVGL; from the coding sequence ATGACGACGTCCGTTGAACCGGGTTCCGGTACCGACATTTCGCAGCCGCAGTTGAGCCTCGGCACGGCGGCCGCACGGAATCTGGCGACGACGACCAAATCCGTTCCGCAAATGCAGGGCCTCACCTCGCGGTGGCTGCTGCGCATGCTGCCGTGGGTGCAGGTTCCGGGTGGTTCCTACCGGGTGAACCGCCGGGCGTCCCATACGCTCGGGGACGGCCGGGTGGAGTTCACCACCACCGGATCACAGGTGCGGGTCATCCCGGTCGAGCTGCGCGAGCTGCCGCTGCTGCGCCGGTTCGAGGACGCCGCGGTGCTCGAGGCCCTGGCGGACCGCTTCACCCAGCGGGAGTTCGCGCCCGGCGATGTGCTGGTGGAGGCCGGGCGCCCGGCCGATGAGCTCCTCCTCATCGCCCACGGCAAGGTCGACAAATTGACCGAGGGCGCGTTCGACGAGCCCTCGGTGGTCGGCTCGGCCGCCGGTGGCGACCACATCGGGGAGCCGGAGCTGACCGCCGCCGAGGCGGGCACCTGGGGAATCACCGTGAAGGCCGTGACGTCCTGCACGGTGCTGGCCCTGCCCCGACAGGAGTTCGAGGAGCAGCTGGACCGCTCACCTGAGCTGCGCGCGCATGTGGAGGGGGTGCGCTCGGCGCCGGAGACCGAGCGGAACGAGCACGGGGAGGCGGCCATCGCGCTGGCCTCGGGCCACTCCGGCGAGCCGGTCCTGCCGGGCACCTTCGCGGAGTACGAGCTGGAGCCGCGCGAGTACGAGCTGAGCGTGGCCCAGACCGTGCTGCGCGTCCACACCCGCGTCGCCGACCTCTACAACGAGCCCATGAACCAGGTCGAGCAGCAGCTCCGCCTCACCATCGAGGCCCTGCGCGAACGCCAGGAACACGAACTCGTCAACAACCCCGAGATCGGCCTGCTGCACAACGCCGACCTCTCCCAGCGCATCCACACCCGCAGCGGCCCGCCCACCCCCGACGACCTCGACGAACTGCTGGCCACCGTCTGGAAGGACCCGGGGCTGATCCTGGCGCATCCGCGCGCCATCGCGGCGATCGGCCGGCAGTTCAACAGCCATGGCATCTCCCCGCAGCCCACGGAGGTGAACGGGCACGCTCTGCCGGCCTGGCGGGGCGTGCCCATCCTCCCGTGCAACAAGATTCCGGTCTCCGGGAGCGGGGTGAGCTCCATTCTCGTTCTGCGCACCGGGGAGGAGAACCAGGGGGTCATCGGACTGCACCGCACCGGAATTCCCGACGAATACCAGCCGAGCCTCTCGGTGCGGTTCATGGGAATCAGCGAGCAGGCCATCATCTCGTATCTCGTCAGCGCCTACTATTCCGCGGCCGTGCTCGTCCCGGACGCGCTCGGAATTCTGGAGAACGTGGAGGTCGGGCTCTGA
- a CDS encoding family 2B encapsulin nanocompartment shell protein, whose translation MTTSVESGEQPLSLGTAAARNLATTTKSVPQMQAISSRWLLRVLPWVQVSAGTYRVNRRLTYTVGDGRVEFITTGSQVRVIPPELGELPTLRGFGVTSVLESLADGCVQREYAPGDVLVEAGRPADQVFLIAHGKVRQIAPGAYDEGSTLAVLADGEYFGDAVLTGPEHTWEFTARAVTRTTVLTLPRRVVEEAADRSAALRDHLQGLAERTAPAQNRRGEADIAIASGHSGEPALPGTFVEYELEPREYELSVAQTVLRVHTRVADLYNEPMNQVEQQLRLTIEALRERQEHELVNNPEIGLLHNADLSQRIHTRSGPPTPDDLDELLARRRKTQYLLAHPRTIAAFGRECSNRGLYPQGVEVAGIAVRAWRGVPLLPCNKIPISESGTSSILAMRTGEESQGVIGLHQTGIPDEYEPSLNVRFMGISEQAVTSYLVSAYYSAAILVPDAVGVLEDVEIGR comes from the coding sequence ATGACCACCTCCGTGGAGTCCGGTGAGCAGCCGCTGAGTCTGGGCACGGCCGCCGCGCGGAATCTGGCGACCACCACCAAGTCAGTTCCGCAGATGCAGGCCATCTCCTCCCGGTGGCTGCTGCGCGTCCTCCCCTGGGTCCAGGTGTCGGCCGGTACGTACCGGGTGAACCGCCGGCTGACCTACACGGTCGGGGACGGGCGGGTGGAGTTCATCACCACCGGATCACAGGTGCGGGTCATCCCGCCGGAGCTGGGCGAGCTGCCGACGCTGCGCGGCTTCGGGGTCACCTCCGTCCTGGAGTCGCTGGCCGACGGCTGTGTCCAGCGCGAGTACGCGCCCGGGGATGTGCTGGTGGAGGCGGGCCGCCCGGCCGACCAGGTGTTCCTGATCGCCCATGGCAAGGTCCGCCAGATCGCCCCCGGCGCGTATGACGAGGGCAGCACGCTGGCGGTGCTGGCCGACGGGGAGTACTTCGGCGACGCGGTCCTGACCGGTCCGGAGCACACCTGGGAGTTCACCGCCCGGGCCGTCACCCGGACCACGGTGCTCACCCTCCCCCGCCGCGTCGTCGAGGAGGCCGCCGACCGCTCCGCGGCGCTGCGCGACCATCTCCAGGGGCTCGCCGAGCGGACCGCGCCCGCCCAGAACCGGCGCGGTGAGGCCGATATCGCCATCGCGTCCGGCCACTCGGGCGAGCCGGCCCTGCCGGGCACCTTCGTGGAATACGAGCTGGAGCCCCGGGAGTACGAGCTGAGCGTGGCCCAGACCGTGCTGCGCGTCCACACCCGCGTCGCCGACCTCTACAACGAGCCCATGAACCAGGTCGAGCAGCAGCTCCGCCTCACCATCGAGGCCCTGCGCGAACGCCAGGAACACGAACTCGTCAACAACCCCGAGATCGGCCTGCTGCACAACGCCGACCTCTCCCAGCGCATCCACACCCGCAGCGGCCCGCCCACCCCCGACGACCTCGACGAACTGCTGGCCCGGCGCCGCAAGACGCAGTATCTGCTGGCGCATCCGCGCACCATCGCCGCCTTCGGGCGGGAGTGCAGCAACCGTGGTCTGTATCCGCAGGGCGTCGAAGTGGCGGGGATCGCGGTGCGGGCGTGGCGCGGGGTTCCGCTGCTGCCCTGCAACAAGATCCCGATCAGCGAGTCCGGCACCAGCTCGATCCTGGCGATGCGCACCGGGGAGGAGAGCCAGGGGGTCATCGGACTGCATCAGACCGGTATTCCGGATGAGTACGAGCCCAGTCTGAACGTGCGGTTCATGGGCATCAGCGAGCAGGCCGTGACGTCCTATCTGGTCTCCGCCTACTACTCGGCGGCGATTCTGGTGCCCGATGCGGTCGGTGTGCTGGAGGACGTCGAGATCGGCCGCTGA
- a CDS encoding GMC family oxidoreductase: MSDYDYIVVGAGSAGAVVAARLTEAPDVRVLLLEAGKDDAAAQIHDPTAWFTLIGGEHDWGYTTVPQPGLAGHPQSAARGKVLGGSSSINVMTYVRGHLGTFDAWAADGCTGWDAASVLETFRALEHAEGRDPRFRGTGGPLRLGRAETPNPLSTAFLDAAKELGHPYNDDFNGAESEGAGRHEWTVHEGRRQSTAVAYLDPAMDRPNLTVRTEARAHRLLFEGTRCVGVEYAGSGGAARRVRAAREVIVCAGSVDSPKLLMLSGIGPAGHLRDVGVPVLVDVPEVGANLQDHPLVGLVHEAGVPLPPPPLTTAEAALFTRTDPRLPRPDLEVFLFHIPFHPRLLPFPPNSFTLTAAALQPHSRGTVRLSGADPEDRPLIDPGYLSDGRDLATLVQGVELARSLAAADAFEAWQPRELLPGPGVSGRDGLADFVRENTGTYFHHVGTCRMGGDEQSVVDPRLRVRGVEGLRIADGSIMPSIVSANTNATCVMIGEMAAELIRADA; this comes from the coding sequence ATGAGCGACTACGACTACATCGTGGTGGGGGCGGGCTCGGCGGGCGCCGTGGTGGCGGCCCGGCTGACGGAAGCCCCGGACGTACGGGTGCTGCTGCTGGAGGCCGGGAAGGACGACGCGGCCGCGCAGATCCACGACCCCACCGCGTGGTTCACCCTCATCGGCGGTGAGCACGACTGGGGCTACACCACCGTCCCGCAGCCGGGCCTGGCCGGGCATCCGCAGTCCGCCGCGCGCGGCAAGGTGCTCGGCGGTTCCAGCAGCATCAATGTGATGACCTACGTCCGCGGCCACCTCGGCACCTTCGACGCCTGGGCCGCCGACGGCTGCACCGGCTGGGACGCCGCCTCGGTGCTGGAGACCTTCCGCGCCCTCGAACACGCCGAGGGCCGCGACCCGCGCTTCCGGGGCACCGGCGGGCCGCTGCGACTCGGCCGGGCCGAGACGCCCAACCCGCTGAGCACCGCCTTCCTCGACGCCGCCAAGGAACTCGGGCACCCCTACAACGACGACTTCAACGGCGCGGAGAGCGAAGGCGCCGGGCGTCATGAGTGGACCGTCCACGAGGGGCGCCGCCAGAGCACGGCGGTCGCCTATCTCGATCCGGCGATGGACCGCCCCAACCTCACCGTGCGCACCGAGGCCCGGGCACACCGGCTGCTCTTCGAGGGCACCCGCTGCGTCGGCGTCGAATACGCGGGCTCCGGCGGTGCGGCACGTCGGGTGCGCGCGGCGCGTGAGGTCATCGTGTGCGCGGGCTCGGTGGACTCGCCCAAGCTGCTGATGCTCTCCGGAATCGGCCCGGCCGGGCATCTGCGCGACGTGGGCGTCCCGGTGCTGGTGGACGTCCCCGAGGTGGGGGCCAATCTGCAGGACCACCCCCTGGTCGGGCTGGTCCACGAGGCGGGCGTACCGCTGCCGCCGCCCCCGCTGACCACCGCCGAGGCGGCCCTGTTCACCCGGACCGACCCCCGGCTGCCCCGCCCCGACCTCGAGGTGTTCCTCTTTCACATCCCGTTCCACCCGAGACTGCTGCCGTTCCCGCCGAACAGCTTCACCCTGACGGCCGCCGCGCTGCAGCCCCACAGCCGGGGCACGGTCCGGCTCTCCGGCGCGGACCCCGAGGACCGGCCGCTGATCGACCCCGGCTATCTCAGCGACGGAAGGGACCTCGCCACCCTGGTCCAAGGCGTCGAACTGGCCCGGTCGCTGGCCGCCGCCGACGCGTTCGAGGCGTGGCAGCCGCGCGAACTGCTGCCCGGCCCCGGGGTGAGCGGCCGGGACGGGCTGGCCGACTTCGTCCGCGAGAACACCGGCACCTACTTCCACCACGTCGGCACCTGCCGGATGGGCGGGGACGAGCAATCGGTGGTGGACCCCCGGCTGCGCGTCCGGGGCGTCGAGGGGCTGCGGATCGCCGATGGATCGATCATGCCGTCGATCGTCTCGGCCAACACCAACGCGACCTGCGTCATGATCGGCGAGATGGCCGCCGAGCTGATCCGCGCCGACGCCTGA
- a CDS encoding acyl-CoA dehydrogenase family protein has translation MSTADLLYSEAEDDLRAAVRSLLTDRCPPATVMSEAESGRAYDVALWRALGAEMGTAGLLVPDKLGGQGATAREAAVVMEELGRAVASVPYLTSAVLAAVALLGCDTGQEAVARLLGAVAEGRTVGALAVPLSTVAVVPGGGSGAPAATVRADGDSTLSGQVSGVAGAAGADVLLVPATGADGYGLYAVETAETSVTVEPLTSLDLTRPLAAVTVTGAPARRLAGPDRAEAAIGRALLTGAGLLASEQLGVAEWCLTETVRHTKERHQFGRPIGSFQALKHRMAALWLELVSARATARYAADALATDSPDAPVAVAVAQAHCAEVAVHAAEECVQLHGGIGMTWEHPAHLYLKRAKSDEIALGAPGRHRQALAALVDLPAPTG, from the coding sequence ATGAGCACCGCCGACCTGCTCTACTCCGAGGCGGAGGACGATCTGCGCGCGGCCGTACGGTCGCTGCTCACCGACCGCTGCCCGCCCGCCACGGTGATGTCCGAGGCCGAGAGCGGCCGGGCGTACGACGTGGCGCTGTGGCGCGCGCTGGGCGCCGAGATGGGCACCGCGGGGCTCCTGGTGCCGGACAAGCTCGGCGGCCAGGGCGCCACCGCGCGGGAGGCGGCGGTGGTGATGGAGGAGCTCGGCCGCGCCGTCGCCTCCGTGCCCTACCTCACCAGCGCCGTCCTCGCCGCCGTCGCCCTGCTCGGCTGCGACACCGGCCAGGAGGCCGTGGCCCGGCTGCTCGGCGCGGTCGCCGAGGGCCGTACGGTCGGCGCGCTCGCGGTGCCGCTTTCCACCGTGGCCGTGGTGCCCGGCGGCGGGTCCGGCGCGCCCGCCGCGACCGTACGGGCCGACGGCGACTCCACGCTCAGCGGCCAGGTCTCCGGTGTCGCGGGCGCCGCGGGTGCCGATGTGCTGCTCGTCCCCGCCACCGGCGCGGACGGCTACGGGCTGTACGCCGTGGAGACCGCCGAGACCAGTGTCACCGTCGAACCCCTCACCTCGCTCGACCTCACCCGCCCGCTCGCCGCGGTGACCGTCACCGGCGCCCCGGCCCGCAGGCTGGCCGGGCCCGACCGGGCCGAGGCGGCCATCGGGCGGGCGCTGCTGACCGGGGCCGGGCTGCTCGCCTCCGAGCAGCTGGGCGTGGCCGAATGGTGTCTGACCGAGACCGTCCGCCACACCAAGGAGCGCCATCAGTTCGGGCGCCCCATCGGCTCGTTCCAGGCGCTCAAGCACCGCATGGCCGCGCTGTGGCTGGAGCTGGTCTCGGCGCGCGCCACCGCGCGGTACGCCGCCGACGCACTGGCCACCGACAGCCCGGACGCACCGGTCGCGGTGGCCGTGGCCCAGGCGCACTGCGCCGAGGTGGCGGTGCACGCGGCCGAGGAGTGCGTCCAGCTGCACGGCGGCATCGGCATGACCTGGGAGCACCCGGCGCATCTGTATCTCAAGCGGGCCAAGAGCGACGAGATCGCGTTGGGCGCCCCCGGCCGCCACCGGCAGGCGCTCGCCGCGCTGGTGGATCTGCCGGCCCCCACCGGCTGA
- a CDS encoding acyl-CoA dehydrogenase family protein, whose protein sequence is MTTTRHRPAVDAGELRRRVRELLDAHPPATTDRLDFLRARFDAGLAWVHYPAGLGGLDAPRSLQAVVDAELEAAGAPGNDPRRIGIGLGMAAPTILGFGTDEQRERLLRPLWTGEEVWCQLFSEPGAGSDLAALATRAVRDGDHWVVDGQKVWTSSAHLARWAILIARTDPDQPKHRGISYFICDMTDPGVEVRPLRQITGEAEFNEVFLTGVRIPDSRRLGEIGEGWRVAQTTLMNERVAIGGGRVPREGGMIGLVSDTWRERPELRTHDLHQRLLRLWTESEAARLAGERLRQQLAVGQPGPEGSAMKLAFARLNQRISALEVELLGEEGLLYDDWTLRRPELVDFTGREAGYRYLRAKGNSIEGGTSEVLLNIIAERVLGLPPEPRTDKDVPWKDLPR, encoded by the coding sequence ATGACCACCACCCGGCACCGCCCCGCCGTGGACGCCGGCGAACTGCGCCGCCGCGTCCGGGAACTCCTGGACGCCCATCCGCCCGCCACCACCGACCGCCTGGACTTCCTGCGCGCCCGCTTCGACGCCGGGCTCGCCTGGGTGCACTACCCGGCCGGACTCGGCGGCCTGGACGCCCCGCGCTCCCTTCAGGCCGTCGTCGACGCCGAGCTGGAGGCCGCGGGGGCGCCCGGCAACGACCCCCGCCGCATCGGCATCGGCCTCGGCATGGCCGCCCCCACCATCCTCGGCTTCGGCACCGACGAGCAGCGGGAGCGGCTGCTGCGCCCGCTGTGGACCGGCGAGGAGGTGTGGTGCCAGCTGTTCAGCGAACCCGGCGCCGGATCCGACCTCGCGGCGCTCGCCACCCGGGCGGTGCGCGACGGCGACCACTGGGTGGTCGACGGACAGAAGGTCTGGACCTCCAGCGCCCATCTCGCCCGCTGGGCCATCCTCATCGCCCGCACCGACCCCGACCAGCCCAAACACCGCGGCATCAGCTACTTCATCTGCGATATGACCGATCCCGGAGTCGAGGTCCGGCCACTGCGCCAGATCACCGGCGAGGCGGAGTTCAACGAGGTCTTCCTCACCGGTGTGCGGATCCCCGACAGCCGGCGGCTCGGCGAGATCGGCGAGGGCTGGCGGGTCGCCCAGACCACCCTGATGAACGAGCGGGTCGCCATCGGCGGCGGCCGCGTCCCCCGCGAGGGCGGCATGATCGGCCTCGTCTCCGACACCTGGCGCGAGCGGCCCGAACTGCGCACCCACGACCTCCACCAGCGGCTCCTGCGGCTGTGGACGGAGTCCGAGGCCGCCCGGCTCGCGGGCGAGCGGCTGCGCCAGCAGCTCGCGGTCGGCCAGCCCGGCCCCGAGGGCTCGGCCATGAAGCTCGCCTTCGCCCGCCTCAACCAGCGGATCAGCGCGCTGGAGGTCGAGCTGCTGGGGGAGGAGGGGCTGCTCTACGACGACTGGACGCTGCGCCGCCCCGAACTCGTGGACTTCACCGGGCGCGAGGCCGGCTATCGCTATCTGCGCGCCAAGGGCAACTCCATCGAGGGCGGCACCTCGGAGGTGCTGCTCAACATCATCGCCGAACGCGTCCTGGGCCTGCCGCCCGAGCCGCGGACCGACAAGGACGTCCCGTGGAAGGACCTGCCCCGATGA
- a CDS encoding NADPH:quinone oxidoreductase family protein: MQAWRVHDNGEPGEVMRLDEVPDPQAGPGQLLLRVRAVNVNFPDALLCRGQYQVRPPLPFTPGVEVCGEVVAVGEGAEGVVGSRVLATPTLPAGGFAELVAVEATATLPAPDALDDAEAAALHIGYQTGWFGLHRRARIQSGETLLVHAAAGGVGSAAVQLGKAAGATVIGVVGGEDKAQVARELGCDLVLDRRADDIVAAVKEATGGRGADVVYDPVGGDAFVKSVKCVAFEGRIVVVGFASGVVPQAALNHALVKNYAILGLHWGLYNTHDPAAVRACHEELTKLAAQGTVKPLVSERVPLKDAADAVQRVADGVTTGRVVVVPGQTAGGDR, encoded by the coding sequence ATGCAGGCATGGCGAGTGCACGACAATGGCGAGCCCGGTGAGGTCATGCGCCTCGACGAGGTGCCGGACCCCCAGGCGGGACCGGGACAGCTGCTGCTGCGGGTCCGGGCCGTCAACGTCAACTTCCCCGACGCCCTGCTGTGCCGCGGCCAGTACCAGGTGCGGCCGCCCCTGCCGTTCACGCCCGGCGTCGAGGTGTGCGGCGAGGTCGTCGCCGTCGGCGAGGGCGCCGAGGGCGTGGTGGGCTCCCGCGTCCTGGCCACGCCCACGCTCCCCGCGGGCGGCTTCGCCGAACTGGTGGCCGTGGAGGCGACGGCCACGCTGCCCGCGCCCGACGCCCTGGACGACGCCGAGGCCGCGGCGCTGCACATCGGCTACCAGACCGGCTGGTTCGGCCTGCACCGCAGGGCCCGCATCCAGTCCGGCGAGACGCTCCTGGTGCACGCCGCCGCGGGCGGGGTCGGCAGCGCCGCCGTCCAGCTCGGCAAGGCGGCCGGGGCCACTGTGATCGGCGTCGTCGGCGGCGAGGACAAGGCCCAGGTCGCCCGCGAGCTCGGCTGCGACCTCGTCCTCGACCGGCGCGCCGACGACATCGTGGCGGCCGTCAAGGAGGCCACCGGCGGACGCGGCGCGGACGTCGTCTACGACCCGGTCGGCGGCGACGCCTTCGTCAAGTCCGTCAAGTGCGTCGCCTTCGAGGGCCGCATCGTGGTCGTCGGCTTCGCCAGCGGTGTCGTCCCCCAGGCCGCCCTCAACCACGCCCTGGTCAAGAACTACGCCATCCTCGGCCTCCACTGGGGCCTGTACAACACCCACGACCCGGCCGCGGTCCGTGCCTGCCACGAGGAGCTGACCAAGCTCGCCGCACAGGGCACCGTCAAACCGCTGGTCAGCGAGCGCGTACCGCTGAAGGACGCGGCCGACGCCGTCCAGCGCGTCGCCGACGGCGTGACCACCGGCCGCGTGGTCGTCGTCCCCGGACAGACCGCCGGAGGGGACCGATGA
- the egtA gene encoding ergothioneine biosynthesis glutamate--cysteine ligase EgtA: MPDDKAISEAEMEARLHGICFKTGPPRRIGVELEWLMYDPHDPARPIEADRLEAAVTALRGLPLRSAITFEPGGQVELSSLPADSLTACVESATADLVLVRSVLTGLGLGLAGHGHDPWRPPRRFLTTPRYDCMETYFDRRGPAGRSMMCNTASVQVCVDAGHEEPGPLGMARRWRLAHLLGAVLTASFANSPLRQGRPTGYRSTRQALWTAMEPGRTHAPADGRDPRTAWAHYVLDAPVMAIRDERAPWTVPSGVTFRQWARTGLPRPPTHDDLDFHISTLFPPVRPRGHLELRMIDAQSGADGWIVPLAVTVALFDDPEAAETVYRVVKPLAETAGARPAPGNPLWRAAARHGLADPELRTAAVSCFTTALDALPRIGASPAITAAVAAFTDRYVVRGRCPADDLLAPLTGKEGRS, translated from the coding sequence GTGCCCGATGACAAGGCGATCAGCGAGGCCGAGATGGAGGCCAGGCTGCACGGCATCTGTTTCAAGACCGGGCCGCCGCGCCGCATCGGAGTCGAACTCGAATGGCTCATGTACGACCCGCACGACCCCGCACGACCCATCGAGGCGGACCGGCTCGAAGCCGCGGTCACCGCCCTGCGCGGACTGCCGCTGCGGTCCGCCATCACCTTCGAACCCGGCGGTCAGGTGGAGCTCAGCTCCCTCCCGGCCGACTCCCTCACCGCGTGTGTGGAGTCCGCGACCGCCGATCTGGTCCTCGTACGTTCCGTACTCACCGGCCTCGGCCTCGGGCTCGCCGGTCACGGACATGACCCCTGGCGCCCACCCAGACGCTTCCTCACCACGCCCCGGTACGACTGCATGGAGACCTACTTCGACCGCCGGGGTCCGGCCGGGCGCTCCATGATGTGCAACACCGCCTCCGTGCAGGTCTGCGTGGACGCCGGACACGAGGAGCCCGGACCGCTCGGCATGGCACGGCGCTGGCGGCTCGCCCATCTGCTGGGCGCGGTGCTCACCGCCTCGTTCGCCAACTCGCCGCTGCGCCAGGGCCGCCCCACGGGCTACCGCTCCACCCGGCAGGCGCTGTGGACGGCGATGGAACCCGGACGCACCCACGCCCCGGCCGACGGCCGGGATCCCCGCACGGCCTGGGCCCACTACGTGCTGGACGCGCCCGTGATGGCCATCCGGGACGAGCGGGCGCCCTGGACGGTGCCGTCCGGGGTGACCTTCCGCCAGTGGGCCCGGACGGGGCTGCCCCGGCCACCCACCCACGACGACCTCGACTTCCACATCTCGACGCTCTTTCCCCCCGTCCGCCCGCGCGGCCATCTGGAACTGCGCATGATCGACGCGCAGAGCGGTGCGGACGGCTGGATCGTCCCCCTTGCCGTCACGGTCGCGCTCTTCGACGATCCCGAGGCTGCTGAAACGGTTTACCGGGTGGTGAAACCGCTCGCCGAGACGGCGGGCGCCCGCCCCGCACCGGGCAATCCGCTGTGGCGCGCCGCGGCCCGCCACGGTCTGGCCGACCCCGAGCTGCGCACCGCCGCCGTCAGCTGCTTCACCACGGCGCTGGACGCGCTGCCGCGTATCGGCGCCTCCCCCGCCATCACCGCCGCCGTCGCCGCCTTCACCGACCGCTATGTGGTCCGCGGCCGATGTCCCGCCGACGATCTGCTCGCTCCCCTCACCGGTAAGGAGGGACGGTCATGA
- the egtB gene encoding ergothioneine biosynthesis protein EgtB, translated as MTAPDSDLTIDPEALRRRAEKALRTARDRTHTLTTCVDEPDLTAQHSPLMSPLVWDLAHIGNQEEQWLLRAVGGRDALRPEIDSIYDAFEHPRAERPALPLLAPAEARGYVHEVRGRVLDILERIELRGAPLVDAGFAFGMIAQHEQQHDETMLITHQLRRGPAALTAPPPPGAADGEALPEEVLIPGGPFTMGTSAEPWALDNERPAHHRLVPAFHIDTTPVTNGAYERFIADGGYTERRWWTADGWAYIQEHGLAAPLFWRREGGQWLRRRFGVTEPVPPEEPVVHVSWYEADAYARWAGRRLPTEQEWEKAARHDPESGRSRRYPWGDEDPTPEHANLGQRHLRPAAAGSYPRGASPLGVRQLIGDVWEWTSSDFLPYPGFRAFPYREYSEVFFGPSHKVLRGGSFAVDEVACRGTFRNWDLPVRRQIFSGFRTARDAS; from the coding sequence ATGACCGCCCCCGATTCCGATCTCACCATCGATCCCGAGGCGCTGCGCCGGCGCGCCGAGAAGGCGCTGCGCACCGCGCGCGACCGCACCCACACCCTGACCACCTGCGTGGACGAGCCCGACCTCACCGCCCAGCACTCCCCCTTGATGTCCCCGCTGGTGTGGGATCTGGCGCACATCGGCAACCAGGAGGAGCAGTGGCTGCTGCGCGCGGTCGGCGGACGTGACGCCCTGCGCCCCGAGATCGACTCGATATACGACGCCTTCGAGCATCCGCGCGCCGAGCGGCCCGCCCTGCCGCTGCTGGCACCCGCCGAGGCCCGCGGCTATGTCCACGAGGTGCGCGGCCGGGTGCTGGACATCCTGGAGCGGATCGAGCTGCGCGGCGCCCCGCTGGTCGACGCGGGCTTCGCCTTCGGCATGATCGCGCAGCATGAGCAGCAGCACGACGAGACGATGCTCATCACCCACCAGCTGCGGCGCGGCCCCGCCGCGCTCACCGCCCCGCCGCCGCCCGGCGCGGCGGACGGCGAGGCGCTGCCGGAGGAGGTGCTGATCCCGGGCGGCCCGTTCACCATGGGCACCTCGGCCGAGCCCTGGGCCCTGGACAACGAGCGGCCCGCGCACCACCGGCTGGTCCCGGCCTTCCACATCGACACCACTCCGGTGACCAACGGCGCGTACGAGCGGTTCATCGCGGACGGCGGCTACACCGAGCGGCGCTGGTGGACGGCCGACGGCTGGGCGTACATCCAGGAACACGGCCTCGCCGCCCCGCTGTTCTGGCGCCGTGAGGGCGGGCAGTGGCTGCGCCGGCGGTTCGGGGTGACGGAGCCGGTGCCCCCGGAGGAGCCGGTGGTGCATGTGAGCTGGTACGAGGCGGACGCCTACGCCCGCTGGGCGGGGCGGCGGCTGCCGACCGAGCAGGAGTGGGAGAAGGCCGCCCGCCACGACCCGGAGAGCGGCCGCTCCCGGCGCTATCCGTGGGGCGACGAGGATCCCACGCCCGAGCACGCCAACCTGGGCCAGCGGCATCTGCGGCCCGCGGCGGCCGGCAGCTATCCGCGGGGCGCCTCCCCGCTGGGGGTGCGGCAGCTGATCGGCGATGTGTGGGAGTGGACCTCGAGCGACTTCCTGCCCTACCCGGGGTTCCGCGCCTTCCCCTACCGCGAGTACTCGGAAGTGTTCTTCGGCCCGTCGCACAAGGTGCTGCGCGGCGGTTCCTTCGCGGTGGACGAGGTCGCCTGCCGGGGCACGTTCCGCAACTGGGACCTGCCGGTCCGCCGCCAGATCTTCTCCGGCTTCCGCACCGCGCGGGACGCGTCCTGA